The Paenibacillus sp. FSL R7-0204 genome includes a region encoding these proteins:
- a CDS encoding SpoIIIAH-like family protein — translation MKGKRQTIWLVSMLSLMVVLSAYYLFTEDTGAPIPKETAGSIQVDTIKDGTGGGTATTLDSGLVIKEVSTDKGIAVGTVDDSSKTTKDEAASTVATDDSTTPAVIDDSSVVADSSNTAKDTTAATDKAATTTADKGKDTAGSKDSKENKDTKDTKDSKDSKDSKDSKDTSAAVDKTPAKDDEAILDEVASQSVSASSLFTNYLYEREQKNLKDHNDLLALINDMDKTPAENAAAQEQLSKLEEKESKITGIEEKLQQKYGEAIVKEEAGDAYTIVVLSDKLDVKQAVGIVDFVMKELSVTQDKIKVQYVSEQ, via the coding sequence ATGAAGGGCAAAAGACAAACGATTTGGCTGGTTTCTATGCTCAGTTTGATGGTAGTGCTCTCTGCATATTATCTGTTCACGGAAGATACGGGGGCTCCCATCCCCAAAGAAACCGCAGGCAGCATCCAGGTGGACACTATAAAAGACGGAACGGGCGGCGGAACCGCGACTACGCTGGACAGCGGACTTGTCATCAAAGAGGTCAGCACGGACAAAGGAATTGCAGTAGGAACCGTGGATGACAGCAGCAAGACCACCAAGGATGAAGCGGCATCGACAGTGGCAACGGATGACAGCACGACTCCGGCCGTGATAGATGACAGCAGTGTGGTTGCTGACAGCAGTAACACTGCCAAGGATACAACTGCTGCAACGGACAAGGCGGCCACTACTACGGCTGATAAAGGCAAGGATACAGCTGGTAGCAAGGACAGCAAGGAAAATAAGGACACCAAGGATACCAAGGACAGCAAAGACAGCAAAGACAGCAAAGACAGCAAGGATACGTCAGCCGCTGTAGACAAGACTCCGGCGAAGGACGACGAGGCGATTCTGGATGAAGTGGCTTCGCAGAGCGTATCGGCGAGCAGCCTGTTCACGAACTACCTGTACGAACGCGAACAGAAGAACCTGAAGGATCACAATGATCTGCTGGCGCTGATTAACGATATGGATAAGACACCGGCTGAGAATGCAGCAGCCCAGGAGCAGCTCAGCAAGCTGGAAGAGAAAGAGTCCAAGATCACCGGGATTGAAGAGAAGCTTCAACAAAAATACGGCGAGGCTATTGTGAAAGAAGAAGCTGGCGATGCCTACACGATCGTGGTGCTTAGCGATAAGCTGGATGTGAAGCAGGCGGTCGGCATCGTGGATTTTGTAATGAAGGAACTGAGCGTTACCCAGGACAAGATTAAGGTCCAATACGTCTCGGAGCAGTAA
- the accB gene encoding acetyl-CoA carboxylase biotin carboxyl carrier protein yields the protein MFKLSEIKELIQLLDQTSSVHELEIESEGMKLAIRKPDRSEAEGTVIQAAPYTYPFTPAPQPQSPQIIAPQAVSEVPAAAQQPATSAEGALHKIVSPMVGTFYSAASPETPSFVNVGDRVNEKSTVCIIEAMKLMNELEAEVKGEIVSVLVENGQLVEYGQPLFLVRAE from the coding sequence ATGTTCAAGTTAAGCGAGATTAAGGAATTGATTCAATTGCTGGACCAGACTTCCTCCGTGCACGAGCTGGAGATTGAAAGCGAAGGTATGAAGCTGGCTATCCGTAAACCGGATCGCTCTGAAGCTGAAGGAACAGTAATTCAGGCGGCTCCTTATACCTACCCCTTTACGCCAGCCCCGCAGCCGCAAAGTCCGCAGATTATTGCCCCTCAGGCTGTTAGTGAAGTTCCTGCTGCGGCGCAGCAGCCCGCAACCTCCGCTGAAGGCGCATTACATAAAATCGTCTCGCCGATGGTTGGGACCTTCTATAGTGCCGCTTCACCGGAGACGCCTTCCTTTGTTAATGTCGGAGACCGGGTGAATGAGAAATCTACGGTCTGCATCATTGAAGCGATGAAGCTGATGAATGAGCTGGAAGCCGAAGTGAAGGGCGAGATTGTCTCTGTCCTGGTTGAGAACGGCCAACTGGTGGAATACGGTCAGCCGCTGTTTCTGGTGAGAGCGGAATAA
- the accC gene encoding acetyl-CoA carboxylase biotin carboxylase subunit, which yields MNIQKVLIANRGEIAVRIIRACRELGIATVAVYSEPDRDSLHVRLADEAYCIGPMPAKDSYLNFTNIMSVATLTECDAIHPGYGFLAENADFAEICESCNITFIGPSPDAITRMGDKAVAKETMKLAGVPIIPGSDGIVGDLEEAVMLGRDIGYPLIVKATAGGGGKGIRIAEDEESLVKQITAAQQEAQKNFGNAGVYLEKFLTGMKHVEIQIIADNHGNVVHLGERDCSVQRRRQKLIEEAPCAVLTPEVRDAMGQAAVRAALAVNYSGAGTLEFLLGPDGHFYFMEMNTRIQVEHPVTEMVTGVDLIKEMISVAEGNPLSFTQEDIVINGWSIECRINAEDPERNFMPSPGKIGFYLPPGGFGVRVDSAAYPGYTISPFYDSMIAKLIVWAPTREEAIAKMKRALAEFAVEGIHTTISFHQRLLEHPVFLDGNFDIKFLEEYEV from the coding sequence ATGAACATTCAAAAAGTGTTGATTGCCAACCGCGGCGAGATTGCGGTCCGCATTATCCGGGCCTGCCGCGAGCTGGGTATTGCCACCGTGGCTGTCTATTCGGAGCCGGACCGCGATTCCCTGCATGTACGTCTTGCGGATGAGGCGTACTGTATCGGACCGATGCCCGCCAAGGACAGCTATCTGAACTTTACTAATATTATGAGCGTTGCCACGCTGACGGAATGCGATGCTATTCACCCCGGCTATGGCTTCCTGGCCGAGAACGCGGATTTCGCCGAGATCTGTGAATCCTGTAACATTACCTTCATCGGCCCGTCTCCGGATGCGATTACCCGGATGGGCGACAAGGCTGTTGCCAAAGAAACGATGAAGCTGGCCGGAGTTCCGATTATACCGGGCTCGGACGGGATTGTCGGTGACTTAGAGGAAGCCGTGATGCTCGGCCGTGATATCGGGTACCCGCTTATCGTCAAAGCTACGGCAGGCGGCGGAGGCAAGGGCATCCGCATCGCCGAGGATGAAGAGTCACTGGTGAAGCAGATTACCGCTGCCCAGCAGGAAGCGCAGAAGAATTTCGGCAACGCCGGAGTCTATTTGGAGAAATTCCTGACCGGCATGAAGCATGTGGAGATTCAGATCATCGCCGATAATCACGGCAACGTCGTCCACTTGGGCGAGCGTGACTGCTCTGTGCAGCGCCGCCGCCAGAAGCTGATCGAAGAAGCGCCTTGCGCCGTACTTACCCCGGAGGTCCGCGATGCGATGGGCCAAGCGGCGGTACGGGCTGCACTGGCGGTTAATTACTCGGGGGCAGGTACCCTGGAATTCCTGCTGGGTCCTGACGGACATTTCTATTTCATGGAGATGAATACACGGATTCAGGTGGAGCATCCGGTAACGGAGATGGTCACCGGCGTCGATCTCATTAAGGAAATGATCTCAGTAGCGGAAGGTAATCCCCTCTCCTTCACCCAGGAGGATATTGTGATCAACGGCTGGTCGATTGAATGCCGCATCAATGCCGAGGACCCTGAGCGTAATTTCATGCCGTCTCCGGGCAAAATCGGCTTCTATCTGCCACCGGGCGGATTTGGGGTGCGGGTCGACAGCGCGGCGTATCCGGGCTATACCATTTCACCTTTTTATGACTCCATGATTGCCAAGCTGATCGTCTGGGCACCGACCCGGGAAGAGGCTATAGCCAAGATGAAGCGTGCACTGGCTGAATTTGCGGTGGAGGGCATACATACCACCATTTCATTCCACCAGAGACTGCTGGAGCATCCGGTGTTTTTGGACGGGAACTTCGATATCAAGTTCCTTGAGGAGTATGAAGTTTAG
- a CDS encoding Asp23/Gls24 family envelope stress response protein, which translates to MSTLPTEFERTEIGEIQIAPEVIEVIAGLATVEVKGVAGMSGGFAGGIVELLGRKNLSKGVKVEVGQREAAVDVSVIIEYGYRLPEVAAEIQRNVKRSIETMTGLTVVEVNVHIHDVQFKSNTSIDKSEDTDAVIRVK; encoded by the coding sequence ATGAGTACATTGCCGACAGAATTTGAACGTACGGAAATCGGTGAAATCCAGATCGCTCCAGAGGTGATCGAGGTTATCGCCGGTTTGGCAACCGTTGAGGTGAAAGGTGTGGCCGGAATGAGCGGCGGTTTCGCCGGCGGAATCGTGGAGCTTCTCGGACGCAAGAACCTGTCCAAAGGGGTTAAGGTTGAGGTTGGACAGCGCGAGGCTGCGGTGGATGTGTCCGTAATTATCGAATACGGCTACCGTCTTCCGGAAGTGGCTGCTGAAATTCAGCGCAATGTTAAGCGTTCCATCGAAACCATGACCGGTCTGACCGTTGTGGAAGTGAACGTGCATATCCATGATGTGCAGTTCAAAAGCAATACAAGCATTGACAAGAGCGAGGACACGGATGCGGTTATCCGCGTGAAGTAA
- the amaP gene encoding alkaline shock response membrane anchor protein AmaP, which translates to MAKILDRLLLFLYSLSIGILSVTAILLLSGVIPDKYEISDGPAVYIAAISVAVILFLLSIRFFYISLRRDRASLPSVDQRTEYGDIQISMETIENLSLKAAGKVKGIRDLKSRIRVSQAGLEIMIRAVVDGEHSLPLLTTEVQRQVHDFVQETTGIPVADVSVYIANLTQAPSFKSRVE; encoded by the coding sequence GTGGCCAAAATTCTGGACAGGCTTCTGCTGTTCCTGTACAGCTTAAGCATTGGAATACTATCTGTAACTGCCATCCTCCTCTTAAGCGGTGTCATCCCGGACAAGTATGAGATTTCGGACGGACCGGCGGTCTATATCGCTGCGATCTCGGTAGCGGTCATTCTGTTCCTGCTGAGCATCCGCTTCTTCTACATCTCCCTGCGCCGCGACCGCGCATCCCTGCCGTCTGTGGATCAGCGTACAGAATACGGGGATATTCAGATCTCGATGGAGACCATTGAGAACCTGAGTCTGAAGGCTGCGGGCAAAGTGAAGGGCATACGCGACCTGAAATCGCGCATCCGTGTCTCACAGGCGGGTCTTGAGATTATGATCCGGGCGGTGGTCGACGGCGAACATTCATTGCCGCTGCTTACCACAGAAGTACAGCGCCAGGTGCATGATTTCGTGCAGGAGACAACCGGCATTCCGGTTGCAGATGTGTCTGTATACATTGCTAACCTCACACAGGCACCAAGCTTCAAAAGTCGAGTGGAATAG
- a CDS encoding DUF2273 domain-containing protein, giving the protein MSWREVWESHGGRITGVAFGVFLGLIYLISGFWDMLFFALVVFIGYTFGKRKDTAQGPLFQWQEIAERLSGRWRPFK; this is encoded by the coding sequence ATGTCCTGGAGAGAAGTATGGGAAAGTCACGGGGGTAGAATTACCGGAGTTGCCTTCGGTGTCTTTCTCGGATTGATTTATCTGATTAGCGGTTTTTGGGATATGCTGTTCTTTGCACTGGTAGTGTTCATCGGATATACGTTCGGCAAACGAAAGGATACCGCGCAGGGTCCCCTGTTTCAATGGCAGGAGATCGCAGAGCGGCTGTCCGGACGCTGGCGTCCCTTCAAGTGA
- the nusB gene encoding transcription antitermination factor NusB, with protein sequence MKRRLAREIIVQSLYQMEMNDVEVTEAVEMLIEEAADENETERVITDEIELKAYVVTHVNGVWEHKMAIDDMLEHYLKGWQMSRLSRVDRQILRLATFEMIFASDVPAKVSVNEAIDLAKHFGTEDSGKFVNGVLGKMIQDVDTLRAEL encoded by the coding sequence ATGAAGAGACGTTTAGCGAGAGAAATTATTGTACAAAGCCTGTATCAGATGGAAATGAACGATGTTGAGGTAACTGAAGCGGTTGAGATGCTGATTGAAGAAGCGGCGGATGAGAACGAAACCGAGCGCGTCATAACAGATGAGATTGAACTTAAGGCTTATGTAGTTACCCATGTCAACGGCGTGTGGGAGCACAAAATGGCGATTGACGATATGCTGGAGCATTATCTTAAGGGCTGGCAGATGAGCCGCCTGTCACGCGTGGACCGTCAGATTCTGCGTCTGGCTACCTTCGAGATGATCTTCGCCAGCGATGTGCCGGCCAAGGTATCTGTCAATGAGGCGATTGATCTGGCCAAGCATTTCGGCACAGAAGATTCCGGTAAATTCGTGAACGGTGTCCTCGGCAAAATGATTCAGGATGTGGACACGCTTAGAGCAGAGCTGTAG
- the folD gene encoding bifunctional methylenetetrahydrofolate dehydrogenase/methenyltetrahydrofolate cyclohydrolase FolD, translating to MTAAIISGKQVSDDIRIGIAREVADLAERGVKPGLAVVLVGEDPASQVYVRNKEKSCIELGFHSEVHRLDVATTQQELLALVADLNGRSDIDGILVQLPLPKHIEEKAVIDAISVEKDVDGFHPVNVGNLVIGDDSLLPCTPAGVIELIKRTGTDISGKHAVVIGRSNIVGKPVSLLLQRENATVTMCHSRTANMAELSRQADILVVAIGRANFIDASYVKPGAIVIDVGMNRLDTGKLAGDVDYESARQAAGFITPVPGGVGPMTITMLMSNTLIAAKRRRGLK from the coding sequence ATGACAGCAGCGATTATCAGCGGTAAACAGGTATCGGACGACATTCGGATCGGAATTGCCCGGGAGGTTGCAGACTTAGCAGAGCGCGGCGTGAAGCCGGGTCTGGCTGTTGTTCTGGTCGGTGAAGATCCGGCTTCCCAGGTCTATGTGCGCAACAAGGAGAAGTCCTGTATAGAGCTTGGCTTCCATTCCGAGGTGCACCGGCTGGATGTCGCTACCACTCAGCAGGAGCTGCTGGCACTGGTGGCGGACCTGAACGGCCGCAGCGATATTGACGGCATCCTCGTTCAGCTGCCGCTTCCGAAGCATATTGAAGAGAAGGCTGTGATTGACGCCATCTCGGTAGAGAAGGATGTGGATGGCTTCCACCCGGTCAATGTAGGGAACCTCGTTATCGGGGACGACAGTCTGCTTCCCTGCACGCCTGCCGGGGTCATTGAACTGATTAAGCGGACCGGTACGGACATCTCCGGTAAGCATGCTGTTGTGATCGGCCGCAGTAATATTGTCGGCAAGCCTGTATCCCTGCTGTTACAGCGTGAGAATGCTACGGTAACCATGTGCCACTCGCGCACAGCGAATATGGCTGAGCTTAGCCGTCAGGCTGATATCCTGGTGGTAGCGATTGGCCGGGCCAACTTCATCGATGCTTCGTACGTGAAGCCGGGTGCGATTGTAATTGATGTCGGCATGAACCGTCTGGATACCGGCAAGCTTGCCGGGGATGTCGATTATGAGAGTGCCCGGCAAGCAGCCGGATTCATTACGCCGGTGCCGGGCGGAGTGGGACCGATGACGATTACAATGCTGATGAGCAATACGCTGATCGCGGCCAAACGCCGCCGCGGCCTGAAGTAG
- the xseA gene encoding exodeoxyribonuclease VII large subunit, which translates to MAAERQIYSIKELNKYIRMKLDSDALLSDVWIRGEISNFTHHGSGHMYFTLKDESSRIKAIMFASHNSRLPFVPKEGTKVIARGNVTVYERDGQYQFYATHMQPDGIGSLYLAYEQLKSKLEKEGLFAAERKRPLPQYPRCIGVVTSPTGAAVRDIIITLQRRYPQVAIVLYPVLVQGKGAGPSIVQAIQNLNAMGEADVLIVGRGGGSLEELWAFNEEAVARAIAASRIPVISAVGHETDFTIADFAADLRAATPTAAAELAVPSAAELAGQLRMARQRLRQGLLRRSQRGGERLAALQRSLALAGPRRQLAQHAQRLDMLRAALLRAAEARHSRAQGRSALLHQSLQRFHPLSSVSAARRRTDGLTRELTAAMQARLADKRARFGAELRHLDALSPLKVMSRGYSLVYDEKEQHLIKSLKEVELGDVVNIKLNDGQLNCHVWGMKEDGKANGEGS; encoded by the coding sequence ATGGCGGCAGAGCGGCAGATCTACTCCATCAAGGAGCTTAACAAATATATCCGCATGAAGCTGGATTCGGATGCGCTGCTGTCCGATGTATGGATTCGCGGTGAAATCTCGAATTTCACCCATCACGGAAGCGGGCATATGTACTTCACGCTGAAGGATGAGAGCAGCCGGATCAAAGCCATCATGTTCGCTTCGCATAACTCGCGGCTGCCGTTCGTGCCGAAGGAAGGCACGAAGGTAATTGCCAGAGGAAATGTGACCGTATATGAACGGGACGGGCAATACCAGTTCTATGCGACACATATGCAGCCTGACGGAATCGGCAGCCTGTATCTGGCTTACGAGCAGTTGAAGAGCAAGCTTGAGAAGGAAGGCCTGTTCGCAGCGGAGCGTAAGCGTCCGCTGCCGCAATACCCGCGCTGTATCGGGGTTGTGACCTCCCCGACAGGAGCGGCTGTGAGGGACATCATCATCACCCTGCAGCGCCGCTACCCGCAGGTTGCGATTGTACTCTACCCTGTGCTAGTGCAGGGTAAGGGGGCTGGGCCGTCCATTGTACAGGCCATCCAGAACCTGAATGCGATGGGAGAGGCCGATGTGCTGATTGTCGGGCGCGGCGGCGGCTCCCTGGAGGAGTTGTGGGCCTTCAATGAAGAAGCCGTCGCCCGGGCGATAGCGGCTTCGAGGATTCCGGTCATTTCGGCCGTGGGTCACGAGACCGACTTCACGATCGCCGATTTCGCCGCCGATCTCCGGGCGGCCACCCCTACGGCAGCGGCGGAGCTCGCTGTGCCGAGCGCAGCCGAGCTGGCCGGGCAGCTGCGCATGGCCCGGCAGCGGCTGCGCCAAGGGCTGCTGCGCCGCTCGCAGCGCGGCGGCGAACGCCTCGCTGCACTGCAGCGCTCGCTGGCGCTGGCCGGCCCCCGCCGGCAGCTGGCCCAGCACGCGCAGCGGCTGGATATGCTGCGCGCGGCCCTGCTCCGCGCAGCAGAGGCCAGGCACAGCCGCGCACAGGGGCGCAGCGCGCTGCTGCACCAGAGCCTGCAGCGCTTCCATCCGCTTAGCAGCGTCAGCGCTGCCCGCCGGCGCACGGATGGCCTAACCCGTGAGCTGACGGCGGCCATGCAGGCGCGCCTTGCAGATAAGCGCGCGCGGTTCGGGGCAGAGCTGCGCCATCTGGATGCGCTTAGCCCGCTTAAGGTCATGTCACGGGGCTACAGCCTTGTGTATGACGAGAAGGAGCAGCATTTAATCAAATCGCTGAAGGAAGTAGAGCTTGGCGATGTGGTCAACATAAAGCTTAATGACGGACAACTAAACTGCCACGTATGGGGAATGAAGGAGGATGGCAAAGCGAATGGCGAAGGAAGCTGA
- the xseB gene encoding exodeoxyribonuclease VII small subunit gives MAKEAELDFEGAMERLEGIVRELEHGDVPLEKAIDLFQQGMKLSQLCGSKLEQVERKIEMITVEDGELRKKPFGNRLEGDSDESF, from the coding sequence ATGGCGAAGGAAGCTGAACTGGATTTTGAAGGAGCCATGGAGCGCCTGGAGGGTATCGTGCGTGAGCTTGAACACGGTGACGTTCCCCTGGAGAAGGCGATTGATTTATTCCAGCAGGGGATGAAGCTCTCGCAGCTATGCGGCAGTAAGCTGGAGCAAGTGGAACGCAAGATTGAAATGATCACTGTAGAGGATGGCGAACTTCGCAAGAAGCCATTCGGCAACCGGCTGGAAGGCGATAGCGATGAGTCATTCTGA
- a CDS encoding polyprenyl synthetase family protein codes for MSHSELEPSGSSAAAQGRQPLEEYIADVSRWVAAALSGVVPEQWDVPRVLRESMEYSLQAGGKRLRPLLVTAACEALGGSREAALPVAAAIEMVHTYSLIHDDLPAMDNDDYRRGKLTNHKVFGEAMAILAGDSLLTHAFYSVVQASRKHGVPAERVLSIVEDLAEMAGPRGMVGGQVADMEGEQGMTDLQQLQYIHLHKTGDLMIFSLLAGGRIAGADEQQLEALRRFGTQIGLAFQIQDDILDLVGDESKLGKKTGSDIKQQKVTYPYFIGLTASREEVKQLTAAARNAILEGGFNDPSRLLEIADYLMSRDH; via the coding sequence ATGAGTCATTCTGAGCTTGAGCCATCGGGCAGTTCGGCAGCGGCGCAGGGCCGCCAACCGCTGGAGGAATATATAGCAGACGTTAGCCGCTGGGTTGCCGCTGCTCTCAGCGGGGTTGTACCGGAGCAGTGGGACGTCCCCCGGGTCCTAAGAGAGTCGATGGAATACTCACTGCAAGCTGGTGGTAAGCGCCTGCGGCCGCTGCTGGTCACCGCTGCCTGCGAAGCGCTGGGCGGCAGCCGTGAAGCTGCGCTGCCTGTAGCAGCAGCGATTGAAATGGTGCACACCTATTCCCTGATTCATGACGATCTTCCGGCGATGGATAATGATGATTACCGGCGCGGCAAGCTGACGAACCATAAGGTCTTCGGGGAAGCCATGGCCATTTTGGCCGGGGATTCCCTGCTGACCCATGCGTTCTACAGTGTGGTACAAGCCTCCCGTAAGCATGGAGTTCCTGCAGAGCGTGTGTTGTCCATCGTGGAGGATCTGGCCGAGATGGCCGGCCCGCGCGGTATGGTCGGCGGTCAGGTAGCCGATATGGAAGGAGAGCAGGGAATGACCGATCTGCAGCAGCTTCAGTACATTCATCTGCACAAGACCGGCGATCTGATGATCTTCTCCTTGCTTGCGGGCGGCAGAATCGCCGGTGCGGATGAGCAGCAGCTGGAAGCCCTGCGCCGGTTCGGCACACAGATTGGCCTGGCCTTCCAGATTCAGGATGATATTCTGGATTTGGTCGGCGATGAGAGCAAGCTGGGCAAAAAAACCGGCAGTGATATCAAGCAGCAAAAAGTAACCTATCCGTACTTCATCGGCCTTACGGCTTCGCGCGAAGAGGTCAAGCAATTGACCGCAGCAGCACGCAATGCGATCCTGGAAGGCGGGTTCAACGACCCGTCCCGGCTGCTGGAAATTGCAGATTATTTGATGTCACGCGACCACTAA
- the dxs gene encoding 1-deoxy-D-xylulose-5-phosphate synthase, giving the protein MLLPQINDPQELKSLSVGELAALAEEIRQFLIEKLSVTGGHLASNLGVVELTLALHYCYDSPRDKMIYDVGHQAYVHKILTGRQDRFDSLRKQGGLCGFVKRTESEHDVWEAGHSSTSLSAAMGMAMARDLKGEDNKVIAVIGDGALTGGMAFEALNHIGHERRKLMVILNDNEMSIAPNVGAMHNYLSKIRSDRHYLRAKDEVEGLLKKIPAIGGRLAKTAQNVKDGLKNMLVPGVLFEELGFTYLGPVDGHDLEKMIDTFHQADNVSGPVLVHVLTTKGKGYKPAEVDSYKWHGISPYKIESGQVLQAVGNPMYTEVFGQTLIELGHQDKRLVAVTPAMPGGSGLFPFAKEFPDRMIDVGIAEQHAATLCAALAMEGMKPVFAVYSTFMQRAYDQIVHDICRHNANVMFAIDRAGFVGADGETHQGVYDIAFMRHIPNMVLMMPKDENELRHMMKTALDYNEGPIAYRYPRINGTGVALDAELHSLPIGTWERLRPGEDYAVLACGPMVQVAEEAAEVLKREGIQIGVVNARFLKPLDNTMLLDLAHAGTGMVVLEEASQAGGLGSAVLEFFAEHEIYDAHVHLMGVPDIFVEHGSIKEQRQETGLTVEAVCTRIKSMKGLSTYTYKSTSTS; this is encoded by the coding sequence GTGCTGCTTCCACAAATAAATGATCCTCAGGAGCTAAAATCTTTATCAGTCGGGGAACTGGCTGCCCTTGCGGAGGAAATCCGCCAGTTTCTGATCGAGAAGCTGTCAGTAACAGGGGGACATCTCGCATCCAATCTGGGAGTCGTGGAGCTCACGCTGGCCCTGCATTACTGTTATGACAGTCCCCGGGATAAGATGATCTATGATGTAGGGCATCAGGCGTATGTCCACAAGATATTGACCGGCCGTCAGGACCGGTTCGACTCGCTGCGCAAGCAGGGGGGACTCTGCGGCTTCGTCAAACGTACGGAGAGTGAGCATGATGTCTGGGAAGCCGGACACAGCAGCACTTCTCTGTCGGCGGCAATGGGCATGGCGATGGCCCGTGACCTCAAGGGTGAAGACAATAAGGTAATTGCCGTGATCGGCGATGGCGCCCTTACCGGCGGAATGGCCTTTGAAGCGCTGAACCACATTGGACATGAGCGCCGCAAGCTCATGGTGATCCTGAACGACAATGAAATGTCCATTGCACCGAATGTAGGGGCGATGCATAACTATCTGAGCAAGATCCGTTCGGACCGTCATTATCTGCGGGCCAAGGACGAGGTTGAAGGCCTGCTTAAGAAAATCCCGGCCATCGGCGGTCGTCTGGCGAAGACTGCGCAGAATGTGAAAGACGGTCTGAAGAACATGCTGGTGCCCGGTGTTCTGTTCGAAGAACTCGGATTTACCTATCTGGGACCCGTGGACGGTCATGATCTGGAGAAGATGATTGACACCTTCCATCAGGCAGATAATGTTTCCGGGCCTGTTCTGGTGCATGTTCTTACCACCAAAGGCAAGGGCTACAAACCGGCGGAAGTCGATTCCTATAAATGGCACGGCATTTCCCCTTACAAAATCGAATCCGGCCAGGTGCTTCAAGCGGTCGGCAATCCGATGTATACGGAAGTCTTCGGACAGACGTTAATTGAGCTGGGGCATCAGGACAAGCGGCTGGTTGCCGTAACACCGGCGATGCCGGGCGGCTCGGGACTTTTCCCGTTCGCCAAGGAATTCCCGGACCGGATGATTGACGTCGGGATCGCGGAGCAGCATGCCGCCACCTTATGTGCGGCCTTGGCTATGGAAGGCATGAAGCCGGTATTTGCCGTCTATTCCACCTTCATGCAGCGCGCCTATGATCAGATCGTTCATGACATTTGCCGCCATAATGCCAACGTTATGTTCGCCATCGACCGTGCGGGCTTTGTCGGCGCAGACGGGGAGACCCATCAGGGCGTGTACGATATCGCGTTTATGCGTCATATCCCGAACATGGTGCTTATGATGCCGAAAGATGAGAATGAGCTGCGCCACATGATGAAGACGGCGCTGGATTATAATGAAGGACCGATTGCTTACCGTTATCCGCGGATTAACGGCACAGGTGTGGCTCTGGATGCTGAGCTGCACAGTCTGCCTATCGGCACCTGGGAACGTCTGCGTCCCGGAGAGGATTATGCCGTGCTTGCCTGCGGCCCGATGGTTCAGGTGGCCGAAGAGGCGGCGGAAGTGCTGAAGCGTGAAGGTATTCAGATCGGTGTAGTCAATGCGCGCTTCCTGAAGCCGCTGGATAACACCATGCTGCTTGATCTGGCACATGCCGGAACGGGTATGGTGGTGCTGGAAGAAGCGAGCCAGGCCGGCGGCCTTGGCAGTGCGGTGCTTGAATTTTTTGCAGAGCATGAGATATATGATGCGCATGTTCACCTGATGGGAGTGCCGGATATTTTCGTCGAGCATGGGTCCATCAAGGAGCAGCGGCAGGAGACCGGGCTTACTGTTGAAGCCGTATGCACACGTATTAAGTCAATGAAGGGGCTCAGCACTTATACCTATAAGTCAACCTCCACCTCGTAA